The Medicago truncatula cultivar Jemalong A17 chromosome 7, MtrunA17r5.0-ANR, whole genome shotgun sequence genome includes the window tagaatttttcttGCCTCATCCCATATATTTTGTTACATCTAAATTTACTTGAAATTtcacaataataccaaaattactctttcatataaatttttttaaaaccttgatTTATTGTTACTCTAAATTATCACCATCTTTCACCAACAAACAATCATAGATATTCAATCAATTCCAATgaaagattaaagagtgaatcaaaacgtCTTTTATCCATAGTCTATTGCATATAGGTaagtgaatttattttttatttaatgaggatgagtttctatttttttcttgttgttcAACGTGCTGATATATTATGCACTCTACAAGCGACGAGTATTTGATGGTGCACCACGTGTTAACGCTAATTAAATTTAAGTAAACATTCATTTAAATGTTGATGTTAAGTTAAATTCACTTTAAGTAGATACATGTAAACCAAATTTGtacatgtaaactgagtttacatgtaCCCacttaaaataagattaagtagAGTGATTAAACAAGGTTGAGGAGGTTAACGCAAAtttcagtttaagtatgtacacctaaattcagtttacatggtctacttaaactgagtttacatgacatacttaaactgagttttgggtgaatttaaaaattaaattttactaaaggataattttgtcattttagggTGTAACAAGAATTAAATAGGGTGTAACTAgaaaaattctttaatttacTGTAAAATGTCTAGTAATTACAGCTGAGTCGGTTGAAACAACATGTTGTTAAAGTAACATATGTTGCGTAGATGTGGCTTACTTGAACTTACAAAAGACGTAGTATAGAATTATTCATAGTAACATATGTcgggtaattttgtcatttttaatgtttgaattaatattgtgAGTGTTGTGGTAATTTTTGTTAACtccaacgaagagataatgcaACCTATGAGTTTAacaatcattataaactcaGACGATTGAGAAAATACAGTCTATGAGTTAAATACTCATAgtatttaaaatacaaaatgttCGCTCCAAGGAGGAGATAATTCAACTTATGAGTTACGTACTCATGGTATTTTAAAATGGACTTATACTACTTATGAAGACTTATACTGgtagttgtttattttttctatttctatacACGTATTAATTTTTATGCACAAGCTACGTTTACTTGTCCAAtctaatatctttaattattggaaaaagatattttaacaaCCATTATAGTACGACAATAAAGTCATAATATACATgtactttttgttttgttttaatgagagaaatgatatttgaagaaTCCATTTTGcgataacttttgtgacaattttttctctcttatattcatattattttttactttatctctctattgttttggttttcatgcaaatacattttttttctttgtaaattatggttatcATATAAATTgtcaaccaaatggttgtttaaataacactaCACTTTAATAATTGTTTCCACCTAGTTTTGCGTGCAATGCATGATTTTGGAAGGCAACATAGGGTGTTGATATCCCACACATCATGACTCTTAattatttgtacaactattttatgataattctgtagagaattttattttttttcttagttttataaTTCAGATAAAAAAAGGTTAGTAATACCGAGTTGTCAAACAATAAGAAAAACTTGCAACTTGTCCTcgtgcaattaaaataaaagatggttaaatatgtttttaatctctacaaaatcataaatttttaagtttggtttctataaaattttaatggtaattttaatCCTCCATAATATTATAGTTTGTAAAAATAGTCCTTATTTTGAAAACTGTTTACAAAAAATGGATACTTTTAGTCTTCCAAAATAGTCTCTAGAAAATGCAAAGAGactaaaaatgtatttttatgttttttgtcgGCCCTagttttttagtgagagaaactccacCTTCTCActaagttttctttttctttcatttatcgaGAATGAGTGGTTTTATGTCATCTTTTGACCTTGAATCACCCATTTGCAtcctttttctatttctttcaatctaaataagtgatttccacATATAAAGTctttcttttgtgcttttttgtgatttcatcatctgagtgcggcgttgtgttgttcgtcgctTGTgcggtgtttttttattttgcatcttgttgcggtgttcgttttgttcctattgaaagataaCTCCAGTCAATCAATTACAGATTCAATCATCCGGAAGCATgggtgttttgatgatttagattttatcatattatttagtAAGCATTTTGTCGTTGTATACCATTAACTTGAGTGTTGTGTTTGCAGATTCAccatttacgtttttagcgatattgatgatgttattgtttctgatgtattctatcaatttgaaagAATGAATATCGTAttgcttttgtaaaaaaaaatgttttttttttttaaaactaaatttaaaagtttttaattgtCTAGGggttaaaaacatatttaactaaataaaaaatgatataaaaataaaaaaagttccGTGATAAACACTATTGAAATTCACACACAATCATGACGTTTCGAATTTGAGCTCATATAAAAGTAACAATGGACAACTTCAACGGCAAGTAAGCAATTAAGACCAAACtttatgaaggaaaaaatgGATGTATGGtcatggaaaattttataatgaGATGATCCAAATCCATAAAACATTTACTAAAGACCTTATAAAATGGCGAAATATATTAAGCAATTTACCCAATCATATATAGTCAGAGTTTACACTCACAGGTGAAAAGTGACACAGaaactaacatttttctttgatcAGGCACAATTCTAAATTCATGTTATTCGTCGGTGGCGGAGCTAATCGTGTTGAATCCATTTCACCATTCCTAAAAAATGTAGATCAATGTGGTCCTTTTCTTACCCagtattaataaaaatgatcatATTGAAACCTAAATCTTTTATGAACCTTATCGAGACTTTTCAAAATTATAGgaccaaacttaaaaataaaataaagtatccATTAACTAGGGGTGGACAACGAACGGGTAGAAAGAGAATGTAACCGTTTAAAGCTCTCAAATTCCTTAACGAGACTCAAATATTCCAAAATATAAACTTGGTGAAAACCATAACAGTTTAAAGCTCCTTAAGGATTCTCAAATATTCTTCAATTAGTATAAAAAATCATCATAACTAAAAATGGGTAGATCTAaaatgttgaagaaaaaaaagaatggaCATAGAGAGAGAATGTAGATCTAAAAAGATGGTAGTACACTTGGtccacttatatatatatatatatatatatatatatatatatatatatatatacatagttttaaaaatcggACCGGTCATCGACTCGGTCATATCACTAGGTCAATGAATCAttggtcgaaccactgagtcattggttgaaccgcatgactgaaccGTATTAAATCGGATAACTCGGTTGTATGACTCggtctctattaaaaaaaaaattataacacttaaaaaaggaaaaacaatatttttataaaacacttattaacatttttcttaaaaaaaaagtgtgtgaaatatttttctaaaaaaaagtgtatgaactattatttgtttttacGGGAGGTGTATAAAATATCTTTTAAATGCAAGAAAGCCAACCTAAAGGTCCacttagtcaaaaaaaaaaaaaaaaagcccaTCTAATAATAAAAACCCTATTACACTACTTTCCAAGATGAAGTTATGCAGCAGCCTCCCTCTTTCAATTTAGTAGCCGCCACCCTCTCTCATATTTGATCTCTcccatttcttttcttcattgtAACTAAGATCTGGTGTATACAATTATACCTCATTTCTAAATTTTCTTTCCATGAACTAGATGAGCTTGCTATCGTGttccattctctcttctttcctggttttttctgattttttttttatcaaattggaGCAGCTATGCGTTGAACCGGTCTGGTTCATCGAACCGGCCGAGTCATCGGTTTTGGTCGAGTCGTTCCGGTTCTTACCGGTTCGTTTGCATGGCCGATCCGTTGTTCAACTCGAACCGGATATATCACCGGTTCACGATCCGACCGGTTTAACCGGCCGATCCAGttcgagttttaaaactatgtatatatattttagtatGTACTCAGATCGGATGGTTATCGGGCATGTACGGTGATTCTGTTCGGCCTTACCATTAACTATTCCTTCAACATGGCTAGATTAAAATACTGAGTCAAGTTTCACTACTCTCATGGTGAAAAAACATGATCAAGTTAtaatcaccatttttttttctttgaataagccaaaaatcatcaatttatGATTAATGAACATATAGTATCAAAGACCCAACAATTGGCTCAATTAAATCACAACACAAAATCAACTTTCATTACCCACATGCTGAAAAACCATGATAAAGTTTTGCCCACCCCTCTACTATTGAACATGTATGATTGAAGACTGCCATATTTTCTTTGACATAACATTGAAGCATGTAATTAAATCAACTTATTTAAGGATTATATGAATttggaacaatattttttttaacacgcaaaaataatatatataataacgcAAGCCGAGCAAGTTACTAAGCACAATGAGTGCCAAGAAAACATGCAAGAAGTTTacaaaaattcaacaacaaaccaagaaaaatatgccaaaaagaaagaaaatattataaggTGAAACCCATGCATAATAAAGGGTTGAGCCGCCGACTATGATAATCGAAAGGAAATGTAGAGTTAGTTGCTTTCAACCATCAAAAAGAGAGTAGCTTAACCTTCTCTAGAAGTTGATGCACATGATCtttcttttgattaaaaatcaTCTTGCTCCTTTCTTTCCAAATCACCCACATGTAAGAgaaccaaaccaacaacaaagTAGAACGAATGGATCTGGAATAACCGCCTTACTGAACAAGCTGAATCAAATGATCCGGTATGCATGGCGGATCAGCTGAAGATACACCCAAGAACCATTTATGAATAAAAGACTAAATAATACAAACAATATATCAAGGCCAATCTACATCTTCAGGGAAAGGCACATTGGAGAAATTAATTGTCTTCCCATCAAGAGTAACCATATCATAAGGTGAATCTTCTCCAAATTCAGCTGGCATTAACTTCCAATATAGACTTGGTTCCCACTCTGCTTCTTTGATGACATTCAATATCTCCTTTGTTACTATTTCACTCCCCTCATTTGATAGATGAACTCCATcactaagaaataatcaaaCCACctaattaaattattgaaaaacaaatttgtaatattttagtTTTGGTGCATACAAATGCGACCATACTTACATGAAACAAAAATCTCTCCAATCATCTCTTTTTTGAATTGCAGACCACGTATCAATGGCCTTGATTTTCATCTCACAACACATGTCCAAACACGCTTCTGAATATATTCGACTTACTTCATTTGTTCTTATTGGTTGCCCAAAATCATCACTGAGCTCATTCAAACAATTTGTTAGTATTGATATATCATAGAATAATTAGGAAATGAGAATGTTATAGGTTATTACATGTTGTGCTTCATTTGTGCCTCATTGATTGGAGGATTACTGAGAAGTATAATCCGAGTTTTCTGTGACAGGCTCTATCCATCATTAGGAATTATGTCGAAATTAACattcagaaaaaaaattaacaagtaaaagtaaaaatttattattggtAATAAGAGGAAATCAAATATCAGACGAAAACTTAATTTTATACACAAAGTACACAAGAATTTCATGAAGTAGGAAACAATTATTCAGTCTTTTTTTACGCAATTGTGTCCTTTCAaaagaaattaatcaaattagagttgtaaagaaaatttattaaaaaataaaataaaatactctaTAAGTGTACAATTACGTAGGAAGATGAAACTTACTATGACTATTGTAACCATCATTTTTTTATGGGTAACCATGATATTGATAAGAAGTTTCAACCGCCGCTTATAAGTGATTAATCTTCATCGGGGAACATGTGGAGCACATAAGATGAGTTCTCCCCTCccaatcaatttttttcccaTACACAAAAATTGAACATCACATTTTGACATCAATTTCGATAGTTATTAAATTTAAACACGTGATTAATTACGATTTGTGGATTGTCCGTGAATATAACAACATATCGCATCTCAACAACCATCTATTGAACCCAAATACATAATACAATTTTGAATGTCATCAactatattttcatttgttcaaaatatacattcatttaacattcaaattgtgttcaaaTATATACGAGTTTTATGTGTTTAAATGTACACTTGAAAATTATGGTTAATGATGTTCAACATTGTAGTTAACCATACTCAATGGATGTTTAATGAGTTGagtcacttttttatttatttacttagttttttatattttttcaaagagCCTAAAATGGTTAACTTATACACACTAAGTGCAAAGAAGTAAAGTATTCTAGATTCAAACATTTGTCTCGACATAACAAATATTTGTCGGTACAACTAGGGATGAGAATAGGTTAAGCTGAGGTAGGCTTTGCAAGGCCAAAGTCTAGCCTGTCAAATTTTTGTAAGGCCTAAGCCTGGTCTGCGGCATATCATATGCTTACTTTTTAGGCTTAAGTCTGACCTTATGAAGGTCTGATTAGGCCTGCTAGCCTGTTTAAAATCctatttcatatgaacatctttaaataagtaATGTGATTCAAGGTTAAATAGACTAACGAGCTAATAGATCAATGATATTAAACTCTCTTTCGGTATTTAACAATGAAGTTTTAGAGaactttattatatattatatcatctttcaattctaatttataataatacatttaaatatgcgaaaaataatgtaaactaataagtttaaattattttaaaagttgacaaatttataatttaattcaaagtagagtatataatataataatcaataatattattcatatttatataAGTAGGTCGGCCTAATAGGCCTAAAAGACTTTTCTAATAGCATGTGGTCTGGCCGTTTAAGCTAAATAGGCTTCTATAAAGGCCCAAGCCTTgcctatttaagaaaaaagtctgATCTGACCTGTCGTAGGCTAGGCTGTAGACCGGTCTGACCTATTCTCATCCCTAATTACAACTACTGATTAAGTTGTACGTACAGAATTGTcatcttattatatttattaatcattaaattatattattaaccACGTATTTCAATTGTGTTGAACATTTAAATATATGTCGATATTTGAAATCAAGATAACAATACTCTTTTACCATTATATGGGTAGCAAtcttcttcatattttctatGTATTCCCCCAATGGTACATGAGGACCAAGACCACTTGGATGTGGAGGAATACAATCGTTACCGCCAAAGTATGCAATCACCAATGATGGTTGTTCGATGGCATTCTGTATTAGAGATGACCAGTATCAGGATCAgtcttcatcaacaaaataaaataatcacactGTACACCACTGtatgtaaatataaaaaagaaaaaacttaaaaacttatGTCTATATTGCAAATGGTATACATTAAATTCAATAGGTTTAATACTATGAAGGTCTATATATTCTTCTCAATATGTCAAATTGTCAATGTCACCTTCCTAGTAATCATGTTCAAGATATTATGTAAatggttttctttttctctcacaTTAATCAGCAACATACATAT containing:
- the LOC25498745 gene encoding GDSL esterase/lipase CPRD49 isoform X1, which encodes MRPKFVLFGSSIVQYSYYEGWGATLSHLYARKADILLRGYAGWNSRHALQVLDKIFSKNAIEQPSLVIAYFGGNDCIPPHPSGLGPHVPLGEYIENMKKIATHIMSLSQKTRIILLSNPPINEAQMKHNIDDFGQPIRTNEVSRIYSEACLDMCCEMKIKAIDTWSAIQKRDDWRDFCFIDGVHLSNEGSEIVTKEILNVIKEAEWEPSLYWKLMPAEFGEDSPYDMVTLDGKTINFSNVPFPEDVDWP
- the LOC25498745 gene encoding GDSL esterase/lipase CPRD49 isoform X2 produces the protein MRPKFVLFGSSIVQYSYYEGWGATLSHLYARKADILLRGYAGWNSRHALQVLDKIFSKNAIEQPSLVIAYFGGNDCIPPHPSGLGPHVPLGEYIENMKKIATHIMKTRIILLSNPPINEAQMKHNIDDFGQPIRTNEVSRIYSEACLDMCCEMKIKAIDTWSAIQKRDDWRDFCFIDGVHLSNEGSEIVTKEILNVIKEAEWEPSLYWKLMPAEFGEDSPYDMVTLDGKTINFSNVPFPEDVDWP